Within Desulfolithobacter dissulfuricans, the genomic segment CCCGGTCTCGCCATCCCGGGCGCGCAGGGACTGGTTCTTCAGACCGATAAAGGTAGCCCGGGCCGCCCGGTCCCGGAGGAGATGGGTCCGGACCAGGTGTTCGTTGGAATCCGTACTGGTTGGCTCCACCCACCGTTCGTCCACCAGGGTGATCACCACCTGCTCCCAGGGAATATCCAGATGCGCCAACCGCTCAAACAGGGGAATGGGTGTGGAACCGCCGGAAACCGCCAGGCTGGCCCGGCCCCGGACTGTCGTGGCATCGGCGAGAAGATGGCCGATGCGGCTGGCCAGTTCGGCCGCCAGGGTGGCTGAATCGGGAAACTTCTCCACAGGATGTTGCATCGCCTTACCTTTCTTAAAGGATGTTTGGATGGGGTTACTCTTCCCACTCCCTGCCGTCCCGGGCCAGCAGCGCCACCGAGGCCACCGGGCCCCAGGAACCGGCCGGGTAGGGCTTGGGCGGTTCATTGCACTGGGCCCAGGCATCCTGGATGGAGTCGATCCAGCTCCAGGAGCGTTCCACCTCGTCGCGGTGGATGAAAAGGGCCTGGTTGCCGCGCATGATCTCCAGCAGGAGCCGCTCATAGGCATCGGTAATCCGCTCGCCGCTGAAGGCCTCGGAAAAGCTCAGGTCCAGCATGGTTCGCTGCAGCTCGATCCCTTCACCGATTCCCGGAACCTTGTTGAGCATCTCTATCTCCACGCCCTCGTCGGGCTGGAGGCGGATGATCAGCTTGTTGGGTGGCAGCTTGCGGTACGAATCGGAAAAGATGTTATGGGGCAGACGCTTGAAGTTGATGACCACCTCCGAGCGCTTGGTGGCCATGGCCTTGCCGGTACGCAGGTAAAAAGGTACATCGGCCCAGCGCCAGTTGTCGATATCAACCCGGATGGCGACAAAGGTCTCGGTGGTGGAATGGGGATTGCCGCCTTTCTCCTCCAGGTAGCCGGGAACCGGTTTACCCTTGATAAAACCGGGGCCGTACTGGCCGCGGACCACCTTGTCCTCCACGTTTTCCCGGGTGATCGGTCGCAGTGCCTTGAGCACCTTGAGCTTTTCGTTGCGCAGGCTGTCGCCGTTGAGGTCGACCGGCGGCTCCATGGCCACCAGGGTCAGGATCTGCATCAGATGATTCTGGACCATGTCCCGGAGCTGGCCGGCCTTGTCAAAATAGCCCCAGCGTCCCTCGATGCCTACCTGTTCGGCAACGGTGATCTGCACATGGTCGATGGTGTTGTGGTCCCAGTTGGTGGTGAAGATGGAGTTGGCAAAACGCAGGGCGAGAAGATTCATTACCGTTTCCTTACCCAGGTAATGGTCGATGCGGTACACCTGTTCCTCGGTAAAGACTTTTGCCACCGCGTCGTTGATCGCCCTGGAGGTGGCCAGGTCCCGGCCGATGGGTTTTTCCAGAACCACCCTGGTGGTCGGGGTAATGAGTCCGGCATGGTCCAGGCCGGTGCAGATGTTGCCATAGAGAAAAGGTGAAACGGAAAAATAGTTGATCAGAATCCGCTGCTCCTGGTCCACGACCTTGTCCAGCCTCCGGTACTCTTCCGGCCGGTCCAGATTGATCAGCACATACTGCATCCGCCCGAGCAGCCGGTTGACCACCTCGGAGTCAAGGGGTTCGCCGACAAAGGTCTCCAGGCTCCCCTGCATTCTTGCAATGAAGGCGTCCTGGCTGAGCTCGTGGCGGGCCACGCCGATGATCCGGGTTTTATCGTCAAGCAGCCGGGCCCGGTCCAGCTGGTAAAGGGCCGGGATCAGTTTGCGGCGGGAAAGGTCGCCAAGGACACCGAAAATGGTGAAATCGCAAGCCTCTTTGTGCCTGTTCATCATTCACCCCCCCCCATGCGGTATTCACCACCTTTATCCACTATTTTGAGTTGGTGACGAAAAAATAAATATTTTTCTGTGATCTGCCGTAATTCACCGTGAAAGCAACAACAGATCCATGTGCCTTTCAATGCACTGGCAGTGGAGGTTACCGTCCTTTGGCAGCCAGTCAGCCGCAAGCAGGTATACTATAAGGCAAGTACACGCTACAGGCCACCCCCATGTTCAGGAATCGGTCCGGTCGCATCGCCGCAGGCGGGAAACCGTCATATTCACCGGCTGCCAGCCGACCGGTTGTAATCCGTATGCATGGGCTGGCAGAGAGGGTATCTGGGGCAGGACCAGTATTTTTTTTCGCCACCATTGCCACTCCGGTGGATACGTATTAGTTTTTTCTGCTTGAGAAGGAGAACCTGAGTTGAACCAAGCCAGGGGCATGACCCCAGACGGACAGGAGCTTAGATGATCATGAAAGATGATGTATCCTGGAGCCGGACATTTTGTGGCACGCTCATCCTTATTCTCTTCATGCTCCTCTCTCTACTCACTCCGGCGACCGCCGGGGCGGCAAAACAGTACAAGGTCCTGGTGGTCATGAGTTATGAACAGGACTATCCCTGGGTTCAGGCCATCCGTCGGGGTATCGATCAGGTGCTGGCCGGGGACTGCGATATCCGGTACTTCTACCTGGATACCAAGAAAGACATTGCAGGTGGTCGGCGGAAGGCCAGGCAGGCCTATGAAGTCTACCGTCAGTGGCAACCCGACGGCGTGATTGCTGTTGATGATAATGCCCAGTCAATGTTTGTCGTGCCCTATCTGCTTGATAAGGTGAACACTCCGGTGATGTTTTGCGGGGTCAACGCCGATCCCCACCGGTACGGTTATCCCGGCCGCAATGTCTCCGGAATTCTCGAACGGCTCCATATCCGGGAATCCATCGTCTTTGCCGGCCAGCTTTCCAGGATCCAGACCGTGTGTTTTCTCATGAAGAAAAGTCCGGTGGCCGCCCTGGTAAGAAACCAGGTGGATCAGGAAAAGGAAACATATCCGGCAAAGAGCCTGGGCTTTTATCTGCCCGCCACCCTTGACGAGGCCCTGGTCACGGTGGATGACCTCAGGCGGCGCTGCGATCTTCTCTTTATTGAAACGCTGGAAGGGATCCCCGATGGAGACGGAAAGCCACTGACCAGTAAAGAGGTCATCCCGCTGGTCGTCAAGGCCTTTGGCGGCCCCACCGCCGGTACAGATCTGCATTCGGTGCGATACGGGGTGCTCTGCTCGGTGATCAAGAGCGGGGAAGAACAGGGGGAAACCGCCGCCACCAAACTGCTTCGGGCCATGACCGGAACCCCGGTCGCAGAAATTCCCATCACCAGAAACTATCGCGGAAAACGGGTGCTCAACGTGACCACCATGAAGAACCTGGGTATCAGGGCCAGGCCCATGCTCCTGCGTGGGACCCAGCTCGTCCGGATAGAGGAGTAGGGGAGAGAGACAGTGTCGGGTCGCCTGCGTCTTGCTGCCATGTCGATAACGTCCAGGATACGCCTGTTCAACCGGGTGATCGGCCTGGTGTTTCTGCTTATGGTGGTTGTCATGACCCTGTCGCTGGCCTATTCGCGCCAGGTCCTGGTGAACAGCGTGACCCGGAACATGGAAACCGTGATAAAAAACGCCCAGGTCGGCCGCGATCTTGCCAGCCTGCTCGCTGAAAGCAACCTGCTGTTCAACACCTTTTACGGCCGGAATGACTTTCTCAAGACCCAGGGCGATCAGCTGCTTGGTATGGGTGAAAAAATCGTCGCTCTCTCCACTGATCCGGAGCTCAACAGTTCTGTCCGTCATCTCGTGGAGCATCTCCGCTCCATCCTCTCCTGCGCCGCTGTTCTCAACAACCTGCTCCAGGAAAAAAACAGTCTGGAACAGGCTATCTTCAGCGAGCTCGATATGCTGGACGAGATCATTGCCGAACAGACCATTAACCAGATCTTCGCCGGCCAGGACACCTCGTTTACAGAGCAGCTCTCCGTCCAGATCCTGGACTATCGCTACAGCCTGCTCGATATAGGAAAAAAGTTCGCCGAACTGGCCACCGGTCATGGGGTACCAGAGGCGCAGAAAAAAGGTCTGCGCACCAGGCTCGACGACCTGGTTCTCAACCTGCAGATGATCGCGGTCTCGAACCGGGAAACCTCGGAACATGGCAGTCACCTTCTGGCCCAGGTGACAAAATATCGTGACCTGGTGGACCGCTATCAGAAGACCATGGAGGACTTCACTAATGAGATCCAAGCGTTCAACAGTGCCAGGGCGACGAGCCTGTCCCTGCTCAGGGATATGGATGCGGAGATCGCCAGCAGTACCCGGGTCACAGCGCAGAATATTACGGAGTTTTTCCTCGGTACCGGAGCCTCCCTGCTGGTGATCGCCCTGCTTGGGATGGCCGGCGTGATCGTGGCCACCTCCTGGTTTCTCCGCTCGACCATCAATGAGCCCATGGAGATGGTGAAGAAAACCCTCACCGCCTTCAGCCAGGGTGATCTCACGGCCCGCATCAGAATGCACCGCTCCGACGAGTGGAGTCTGATCGAAAAAATGCTCAACACCATGGCCGAAGAACTTCTCGCTTCCCGGCACGACCTGCAGCAGTCGGAAGAGAAGTACCGGGAAATATTCAATACTCCCAGTGATGCCATCCTCATCCATGATGCGCAGACCGGCGAGATTATCGATGTGAACCAGGCCATGCTGGAGATGTTTGGCTACTCCTACGAGGAGGCGCTGGCCCAGAACATCGGGACCCTCAGCGTTAACGAGCCGCCCTATACCTCGGAAGATGCCATTGAAAAGATTACCCGCACCATCGAGCATGGTCCCCAGCGCTTTGACTGGCGCTCCAGGAGGAAAAACGGGGAGCTGTTCTGGTCCGAGGTGGGACTCAAGTACAGAGAGTTTGGCGGCCGACGCTATGTGGTGGCAGTGGTCCGTGATATTACCGAACGCAAACAGGCCGAACAGCTTCTGGCCGCGGAAAGGGAACAGCTGGCCGTCACCCTGCGCTCCATCGGCGACGGAGTCATCACCACCGATACCCACGGGACCATAGTCTTTCTGAACAGGGTGGCCGAGCAACTTACCGGATGGTCCAATGACGAGGCCCGGGGCCGGCCGGTCTCCGAGGTGTTCAATATCATCAGTGAAAAAACCGGTGAGCCCTGTGAAAATCCCATCCAGCGGGTTCTGGAAACGGGCAAGATCATAGGTCTTGCCAATCATACGACCCTGATTGCCCGCGATGGTACCAGGCGGAGCATTGCCGACAGCGGGGCACCCATCCGTGACAGCGAGAGCCGGATCATTGGCGTGGTCCTGGTCTTTCGAGATGTCACCAATGAGCAGCGGATGGAAGAAGAGCTGCTCAAGGTGAAAAAGCTGGAATCCGTCGGCATTCTGGCCGCAGGGATCGCCCACGACTTCAACAATATCCTCGCCGCTATCCTGGGCAATATCGATCTGGCTGCCCGGCTGGTCTCAGGAGAGGAAAAGGCCACCCGGCTCCTGTCCGAGGCCAGAAAGGCCACCAGCCGCGCCGCCCGGCTGACCCAGCAGCTGCTGACCTTTGCCAAGGGTGGTGATCCGGTAAAGGAGACCGCAACACTGCCCCAGCTTATCCGCGAGGCGGCGGATTTTGTCCTCCATGGCAGCCAGGTTTACTGTGAGTACGATATTCCAGACGATCTCTGGCCGGTTTCCGTGGATGTGGGCCAGATAAGCCAGGTGATCCAGAACATCATCATCAATGCCCGCCATGCCATGCCCGAGGGCGGACGGATCGAGGTACGCTGTGCCAATGTGGAGGATGTGGGCGCCGCGACGCTTTTGAGTATTCACCGGGGAAAATTCGTCCAGATAACCATTAAGGATCACGGTGTGGGTATTCCCCGGGAAATCATCGACAAGATATTTGATCCCTACTATACGACCAAGCAGGAAGGAAGCGGCCTGGGACTGGCCATCTGTCACTCGATCATCACCAAGCATGATGGGTATATCCAGGTGCACTCGGAACCGGGCCAGGGTACGACTTTTCATGTTTATCTGCCGGCCTCCGAGCAGGTGGATCTGGAACGCGGGGATACTCTGGACATCACCCCGGCGACCACCGGGGCCCGGATCATGGTGATGGATGACGAGGAGATGCTGCGTAGCCTGGCTGCCTCCCAGCTGGCCCATCTCGGCCATGAAGCCATTCTGGTCCGTGATGGTGAAGAAGCGGTCCAGCGTTACCAGGAACTGCTCGACGCTGGCACCCCGGTGGATCTTATCATCATGGACCTGACCATCCCCGGCGGGATGGGCGGCCGGGAGGCCGTCCGCCGGATTCTTGACATCAATCCCAAGGCCCGGGTTATCGTGGCCAGCGGCTATTCAAACGATCCGGTCCTGGCGAACTGCCGCGAGTATGGTTTTATCGCCTCGGTGGCCAAGCCTTTTGATCTCGAGGAAATGCAAGCTGTTATCTCGGCGGTGCTCTGAAGAGTTTCCGGGAGTCCTTCACTGGCCGGGCACCTGCTGCTTTTTCAGTTTACGGAGGATGGTTTTCCGGTTGATCCCCAGCAGGGTGGCTGCTTTTTGCTTGTTTCCCCCGCACCTGTCCAGCACATGGCGGATATAGTGCTCTTCCACTTCGGCCAGCGGCCGGATGGGTTCCTTGCCGAAGAGGCCGGGTTCCCGGCAGGATTCCAGCATCTCTCCGGGCAGGTCCCGGAGGGAGATCACCCCGTCCTCGGCCAGGAAAACACACCGCTCGATCACGTTTTCAAGTTCGCGGATATTGCCCGGCCACGGGTAATCGAGGAAAAGACGCATGGCTTCCCTCGAAACCACGGCCTTGAGGCCGGCCTGTTCATGGCGGCTTAAAAAGGCATTGATCAGCAGGGGAATGTCTTCCCGGCGCTCCCGCAGAGGGGGCACCTCGATCTTGAAGATGTTGAGCCGGTAGTAGAGGTCTTCCCGGAACCTGCCTTGCCCCGCCTCCTTCCGCAGGTTTCTGTTGGTTGCGGCAATGACCCGGGCATCCACCGGTATGGATCGATTGGAGCCCACCGGCCGCACCTGTCGCTCCTGGAGGACCCGGAGGATTTTGGCCTGGACCGCCAGCGGCATCTCTCCGATCTCATCAAGGAGGATGGTCCCACCGGCCGCTTCCACGAAAAGTCCCTTCTTATCGGTTGTTGCGTCG encodes:
- the zwf gene encoding glucose-6-phosphate dehydrogenase translates to MMNRHKEACDFTIFGVLGDLSRRKLIPALYQLDRARLLDDKTRIIGVARHELSQDAFIARMQGSLETFVGEPLDSEVVNRLLGRMQYVLINLDRPEEYRRLDKVVDQEQRILINYFSVSPFLYGNICTGLDHAGLITPTTRVVLEKPIGRDLATSRAINDAVAKVFTEEQVYRIDHYLGKETVMNLLALRFANSIFTTNWDHNTIDHVQITVAEQVGIEGRWGYFDKAGQLRDMVQNHLMQILTLVAMEPPVDLNGDSLRNEKLKVLKALRPITRENVEDKVVRGQYGPGFIKGKPVPGYLEEKGGNPHSTTETFVAIRVDIDNWRWADVPFYLRTGKAMATKRSEVVINFKRLPHNIFSDSYRKLPPNKLIIRLQPDEGVEIEMLNKVPGIGEGIELQRTMLDLSFSEAFSGERITDAYERLLLEIMRGNQALFIHRDEVERSWSWIDSIQDAWAQCNEPPKPYPAGSWGPVASVALLARDGREWEE
- a CDS encoding PAS domain S-box protein — its product is MSGRLRLAAMSITSRIRLFNRVIGLVFLLMVVVMTLSLAYSRQVLVNSVTRNMETVIKNAQVGRDLASLLAESNLLFNTFYGRNDFLKTQGDQLLGMGEKIVALSTDPELNSSVRHLVEHLRSILSCAAVLNNLLQEKNSLEQAIFSELDMLDEIIAEQTINQIFAGQDTSFTEQLSVQILDYRYSLLDIGKKFAELATGHGVPEAQKKGLRTRLDDLVLNLQMIAVSNRETSEHGSHLLAQVTKYRDLVDRYQKTMEDFTNEIQAFNSARATSLSLLRDMDAEIASSTRVTAQNITEFFLGTGASLLVIALLGMAGVIVATSWFLRSTINEPMEMVKKTLTAFSQGDLTARIRMHRSDEWSLIEKMLNTMAEELLASRHDLQQSEEKYREIFNTPSDAILIHDAQTGEIIDVNQAMLEMFGYSYEEALAQNIGTLSVNEPPYTSEDAIEKITRTIEHGPQRFDWRSRRKNGELFWSEVGLKYREFGGRRYVVAVVRDITERKQAEQLLAAEREQLAVTLRSIGDGVITTDTHGTIVFLNRVAEQLTGWSNDEARGRPVSEVFNIISEKTGEPCENPIQRVLETGKIIGLANHTTLIARDGTRRSIADSGAPIRDSESRIIGVVLVFRDVTNEQRMEEELLKVKKLESVGILAAGIAHDFNNILAAILGNIDLAARLVSGEEKATRLLSEARKATSRAARLTQQLLTFAKGGDPVKETATLPQLIREAADFVLHGSQVYCEYDIPDDLWPVSVDVGQISQVIQNIIINARHAMPEGGRIEVRCANVEDVGAATLLSIHRGKFVQITIKDHGVGIPREIIDKIFDPYYTTKQEGSGLGLAICHSIITKHDGYIQVHSEPGQGTTFHVYLPASEQVDLERGDTLDITPATTGARIMVMDDEEMLRSLAASQLAHLGHEAILVRDGEEAVQRYQELLDAGTPVDLIIMDLTIPGGMGGREAVRRILDINPKARVIVASGYSNDPVLANCREYGFIASVAKPFDLEEMQAVISAVL
- a CDS encoding ABC transporter substrate-binding protein, translating into MKDDVSWSRTFCGTLILILFMLLSLLTPATAGAAKQYKVLVVMSYEQDYPWVQAIRRGIDQVLAGDCDIRYFYLDTKKDIAGGRRKARQAYEVYRQWQPDGVIAVDDNAQSMFVVPYLLDKVNTPVMFCGVNADPHRYGYPGRNVSGILERLHIRESIVFAGQLSRIQTVCFLMKKSPVAALVRNQVDQEKETYPAKSLGFYLPATLDEALVTVDDLRRRCDLLFIETLEGIPDGDGKPLTSKEVIPLVVKAFGGPTAGTDLHSVRYGVLCSVIKSGEEQGETAATKLLRAMTGTPVAEIPITRNYRGKRVLNVTTMKNLGIRARPMLLRGTQLVRIEE
- a CDS encoding sigma-54-dependent transcriptional regulator, producing the protein MANYTKTDILVVEDDRDMRQLIDEVLSERGYGVITAANGREALDILQKTPCPIVVSDLKMPVMGGEALLDEISARDVIKPFIILITAFGDIDEAVRLINQGAYDYIIKPFKMEQLLIAVNRAAAELAMRQKIQELEQITRDRCRLHDLVGRSPAMLRLFHFIERIADSAGTVLLEGETGTGKEVIARAIHRASVRSEAPFVAVNCAAIPEGLLESELFGHVRGAFTDATTDKKGLFVEAAGGTILLDEIGEMPLAVQAKILRVLQERQVRPVGSNRSIPVDARVIAATNRNLRKEAGQGRFREDLYYRLNIFKIEVPPLRERREDIPLLINAFLSRHEQAGLKAVVSREAMRLFLDYPWPGNIRELENVIERCVFLAEDGVISLRDLPGEMLESCREPGLFGKEPIRPLAEVEEHYIRHVLDRCGGNKQKAATLLGINRKTILRKLKKQQVPGQ